The nucleotide window CAGGGACCCAAGGGCGACCAGGGGAGACCTGGCAAGCCGGGACCGCGGGGCCCCCCGGGAGAGCCGGGCCCACCTGGACCCCGGGGTCCCCCGGGGGAGAAGGGCGACTCGGGGCGGCCCGGGCTGCCTGGCCTGCAGCTGACGGCGGGCGCGGCAGGAGGTGTCGGGGTGGTGGGTGGCGGAACCGGGGGCGGCGGTGACTCTGAGGGCGAAGTGACTGGCGCGCTGAGCGCCGCCTTCAGCGGTCCCAAGATCGCCTTCTATGTGGGTCTTAAGAGCCCCCACGAAGGCTACGAGGTGCTCAAATTCGACGACGTGGTCACCAATCTCGGCAATCACTACGACCCTACTACGGGCAAGTTCAGCTGCCAGGTGCGTGGCATCTACTTCTTCACCTACCACATCCTCATGCGCGGCGGCGACGGCACCAGCATGTGGGCGGACCTCTGCAAGAACGGGCAGGTCAGTGACACCCCCGCTTCCCCTCCACCCGCGCAAGTCCCCGCGGACCCTCGTTCCCACCCAGCGCCCCAAACCTCCTGAGAACTCAGCCTCTTTCTCCCCATTGGGAGGGGGCGCATCGCAGCATCGCGTCTCCCGGTGCGTCCTGGTCGCATTTTACCCTGTAGCTGCGGAGGTTGGGTTCCCCACTACCCAAATTGCACTCCCCTGCTATTTGCATAGCCGCCTGAAACCCCGTGGGGTCTCGGAAACCTCATTCTTCTTTCATCTCCCTGTGCGCCCAGTTCTCCCCTGTGCCCTCCCGTCTCCCTTCTTCTTGGCCCTGGCCCCTGGTTCCCACTCTCCCCTACTGGGTCAGTGTCGCCGAAGCCCTCTGCCTCCCTTCTTCCCAGATCTGGCGACTGCGGAGACTAGGGTGCTGGGAAGGAGTTGACTAAGTTGGAGAGAGAGCGTGGAGCCTGGGTGGGAGCGTGGACCCTGGAGGGGCAGGCGGAAGACCGGCCAGGGGGCAGCCACGTGGGGGGTCGGGCAAGGGCCCAGGCAGAGATATTCGACCCACCCGCTCTGACGGCTCGCCCGCAGGTCCGGGCCAGCGCCATCGCGCAGGATGCCGACCAGAACTACGACTACGCGAGTAACAGCGTGGTGCTACACCTTGATTCGGGGGACGAGGTGTATGTGAAGCTGGACGGCGGAAAGGCGCACGGAGGCAATAACAACAAGTACAGCACCTTCTCGGGCTTTCTTTTGTACCCGGATTAGAGGAGCAGGGAGAGCGAGATGGGTGGCTTCAGGCCGCCCCATGCCCGTGGGGGCGCTCTGTTCCCTTGCGAGGACCACTCTCGCTTCGTGACACTTCCTGACATCGTTGGAAAAGACACACCCCTGCTGTCCTTCCTGCCCCGCTTCCGACCTCCGTGTGTCTGTGACTTGCCTCGCTCCTGGCTGTGCTCCTGGTTTCTGGCCGCAACCCGGGGCGGGAGAGCGGGATGCCCAAGTGGAGAAATGAGCGTGAacctgaaaccccagccagggaggcGGCAGCGCAGACTTTGCAGAGCTGATTGGACTGGACAGGCCCCAGCGGGATGCCTGAGTGCTTCCAGTCCCCCTCCTCCTCCGAGAGCCCTGAGACTGAGGGCTCCCAGCTCTGGCCACTGAGGTAGGCCAAAGCGAGCACACGCTCCCTGGGGTGTCCTTCTTTGTGACCTGAAATACTTGTGCAAATGTC belongs to Capra hircus breed San Clemente chromosome 2, ASM170441v1, whole genome shotgun sequence and includes:
- the C1QL2 gene encoding complement C1q-like protein 2; the protein is MALGLLIAVPLLLQAAPPGAAHYEMMGTCRMICDPYTAAPGGGPAGAKAPPPGPSTAALEVMQDLSVNPPPPFIQGPKGDQGRPGKPGPRGPPGEPGPPGPRGPPGEKGDSGRPGLPGLQLTAGAAGGVGVVGGGTGGGGDSEGEVTGALSAAFSGPKIAFYVGLKSPHEGYEVLKFDDVVTNLGNHYDPTTGKFSCQVRGIYFFTYHILMRGGDGTSMWADLCKNGQVRASAIAQDADQNYDYASNSVVLHLDSGDEVYVKLDGGKAHGGNNNKYSTFSGFLLYPD